The DNA region TCGTGACGACGGCGATACTGAGCTCGCTACTCGGCATGTACGCCGGCTGGAACCGGGGCAGCCGCCTCGAGAAGCTCAGTATCGTCTCGACGACGCTGCTGCGCTCGACGCCGGTGTTCATCACGGCGATCGGCTTCATCATCGTCTTCGCGTACAATCTCGAGATCGTGCCGGCGCTCGGCATGCGATCGATCCGGGCGACGCCGGACGGCTACCTCGAGACGTTCGTCTCGCTAGACTTCCTGCACCACTACATCCTCCCCTTCACGGTCGCCGTCCTCTACTACAGCGGGGACTTCCTGCTGCTCGCCCGCAACGGCGTCGTCGAGAAGCGCGGTTCCGAGTTCCTCAAACTCCACCGCGCCAAGGGGCTCTCCGAGATGGCGCAGTTGGCCCGTGCCGGGCGGAACTCGATGCTGCCCATTCTGACGTACTTCACGCTGCGGCTGGGGATGATCTTCCAGGGCCTGATCCTGCTCGAGGTCGTCTTCAGCTGGCCCGGGATCGGCCGCGAACTCGTGTTAGCCATCCAGCAGCAGGACTACCCGCTGGTGCAGGCGGCCGTCTTCATCATGGCGCTGGCCGTGATCATCGCGAATCTCGCCGCTGACGTCCTCTACGCGTACTTCGATCCGACGGTCTCGACCGACGGGGGTGGTGCCGCGTGAGCACCGAAACGAAATCCGAGGGAGCGCTGTACAGTCGCATCGACGACCTGTGGACGGCCGTCCGCGACCAGTTCGCGTTCTTGCGGCAAGATCCTCTGGCGTTCGGCGGGATGATCGTCGTCGGGACGTTCGTGTTCCTCGGACTGTTCGGGCCGTGGCTGGCCCCCCACGATCCGATCGAGCACACCGTCCGCAGCGACGGCGGTTCCGTCCTCCGGCTCGCCGCTCCGAGCGCGGATGCGTTCTTCGGGACGACGTCCTACGGGAAAGACGTGCTGAGCCAGTTCCTCGCCGGCGCGCGGCCGACGCTCATCGTCGGCCTGTTCGGCGGGCTGGGCACGGGCGCCATCGGCTTCGCAATCGGCGTCGTCAGTGGCTACTACGGCGGCTGGGTCGACGAGCTGCTGATGCGGCTGACCGACCTGACGTTCTCGCTGCCGTTCATGCCGATGGCGCTGCTGTTGCTGACGTTCGTGACGCCGAACATCTGGCTAATCACGGCGATCATCGCCGCCTTCCTCTGGAAGATGCCGGCCCGTGTCGTCCGCTCGGAGGTGCTGTCGGTTCGCGAGCGGACGTTCGTCAAGTCCGCACGGGCCAGCGGCGCGAGCGACCTGCGGACGATGCTGTACCACGTCGCGCCGAACGTGCTGCCGATCGGGTTCCTCTACACCGCCTACGGCGTCGCGTGGGCGATCGCCGCGCAGGCGAGCCTCGCGTTCCTCGGCTTCGGCGATCCGACGATGACCAGCTGGGGCCGGATGCTCCGGCAGGTGTTCGCCTCCGGCAACATGCGCGTCGCGTGGTGGTGGGTACTCCCGCCCGCGATCGGTATCGCCGCGATAACCACCTCGGTGTTCCTCATCGGCCGCGCCTACGAGGAAGTCATCAACCCCGAAATCCAGACAGACCAATGAGCGTACTCGAAGTCGACGACCTGAAAGTCACGTACAAAACCGACGACGAACCGGTCCACGCCGTCAACGATGTCTCCTTTACCATTGAGAAGGGCGTCAACTACGGACTCGCCGGCGAGTCCGGTTCCGGCAAGTCCACCGTCGCGGAGGCGCTGCTGGGCCTGCTCCCGGGCAACGGCACTATCGAGCGCGGGACCATCGAGTTCGACGGGACGGACCTCACGTCTCTCTCAGAGGCCGAGCGCCGAGATATCCTCTGGGAGGACATCGCCTACATCCCCCAGAGCGCGATGGACTCGCTTGATCCAGTAATGTCGACCGGCGATCAGATCGCGCAGGCGATCCACGCCCACCGGAACGTCACGGACGCCAAGGCCCGCGACCGCGTCTATGAACTGTTCGAGATGGTCGGCCTAGACCCCGAACGGATCGACGACTATCCCCACGAGTTCTCCGGCGGGATGCGCCAGCGGGTCACCATCGCAATGGCGCTGGCTCTCGAGCCGGACCTCATCATCGCCGACGAGCCGACGACTGGGCTGGACGTGATCGTCCAAGACAAGATCATCGACAAAATCCTCGAGATTCAGGAGCGGACGGACAGCTCGCTGCTGTTGATCACCCACGAGATCGGCGTCATCGCCGAGACCTGCGACGAGCTTTCGATTCTCTACGGCGGGAAGGTCATGGAACAGGGCAGCGTCGACAACGTGCTGGTCAATCCCACGAATCCGTACACGATGGGGCTGAAAAACTCCTTCCCGGAGATCGACGAGGAGGATGGGGATCCCGTTGCGATTCCCGGATCGCCGCCGAACCTGAACGGGGAGACGACAGCCTGCGTGTTTCAGGACCGCTGTCCGTTCGCCACCGACGAGTGCGGGGAGTCCCACCCGGAACTCGTGGATCTCCCCAACCGAAACCACCGGTCGGCCTGCCACCGCGTCAAGGAGGCCGCGCAAATGCGGCAGGTGGCCGACGACCCGGAGACGTGGGACATCCCCGACGACAGCGACGGCAGCTCCGAGCGCGGCGAGGTCATCCTCGAGACCGAGAACCTCGAGAAACACTACAAGCAGAGCCAGCCGCTGCTGAACAAGTTCCGTGGCGAGGACCCCGACCGCGTGAAGGCGGTCGACGGCGTCTCACTGTCGGTCCGCCGGTCGGAGGTGCTCGGGGTCGCTGGCGAGAGCGGCTGCGGAAAGTCGACGCTGGGTGAGACGATGGCACTGCTCGAGAACCCGACCGGCGGCGACCTGACGTTCGACGGCGAGCCGTACGAGTACTACCAGGACGGCAACCTCCAGGAGTTCCGACGGAAGGTCCAGATCGTTTTCCAGGACCCCTTCGACTCGCTGAACCCGCGGCAGACGGTCCGTAAACTCGCCGGCGAGCCGCTGACGATCCACGACTACCGAACCGACGAGAAGGAGCGGGCCATCGTCGAGACGCTCGAGAAGGTGGGGTTGACTCCCGCCGAGACGTTCCTCGACAAGTACCCGCACGAGCTCTCTGGCGGCCAGCGCCAGCGCGTGGCGGTCGCCAAGGCGCTGGTACTCGATCCGGACTTCCTGATCTGCGACGAGCCGGCGTCGATGCTGGACGTCTCGCTAAAGGTCAACCTACTGAACCTGCTGCGGGGGCTGGCCGACGCCGAGGACATCGGCATCGTCTACATCTCCCACGACCTCGCGAGCCTGGTGCAGGTGTCCGATCGACTGGCCATCATGTACCTCGGCCGCGTTATCGAGGAGGGCGAGGTCGACGCCGTCGCGACCGCGCCTGAACACCCCTACACCGCGTCGCTGCTGTCGGCCGCGCCCGAGAAGGATCCGACTACAGACCGGACGCGCGTCCTGCTGGAGGGAGAGCCGCCGGATCCGGTCGATCTCCCCTCCGGCTGTGCGTTCGCCCCGCGGTGTCCGAAAGCGGAGGAATCGTGCCGGGAGGCCGAGCCGACCATCGACGAGACCGGCGACGAGAGCCACCGGGCGGCGTGTTACTTCCCGGAGAGCGAAAGCGGGCCGGCCGCCTCGGACGCGCCCGCGCCGGACGACGACGAGTTCCCGGCGTCCGCGAACACCGACTCGGTGGGCGACTGAACCCCCGGTCTACACGATGAGGAGATAACTACTGATACTCGAAGACGACACAATCGACTATCGCCGGCACTCCCCGCCGGGCAAGGTAGAGATTTCAACGGCGAAATCGGCGAGTACGCAGCGTGATCTCTCGCTTGCGTCTCCCCCG from Haloprofundus halobius includes:
- a CDS encoding ABC transporter permease, giving the protein MTKFQRFLLKRLAISVLLTLVAVSVIFVVLRLLPGSPFEALVTSGNLNQEQITEIRSMYGLDEPMWKQYVNYLTSLLTFQFGYSILRSQPVWTVLEPRLTNSLILLVPALVTTAILSSLLGMYAGWNRGSRLEKLSIVSTTLLRSTPVFITAIGFIIVFAYNLEIVPALGMRSIRATPDGYLETFVSLDFLHHYILPFTVAVLYYSGDFLLLARNGVVEKRGSEFLKLHRAKGLSEMAQLARAGRNSMLPILTYFTLRLGMIFQGLILLEVVFSWPGIGRELVLAIQQQDYPLVQAAVFIMALAVIIANLAADVLYAYFDPTVSTDGGGAA
- a CDS encoding ABC transporter permease, translating into MSTETKSEGALYSRIDDLWTAVRDQFAFLRQDPLAFGGMIVVGTFVFLGLFGPWLAPHDPIEHTVRSDGGSVLRLAAPSADAFFGTTSYGKDVLSQFLAGARPTLIVGLFGGLGTGAIGFAIGVVSGYYGGWVDELLMRLTDLTFSLPFMPMALLLLTFVTPNIWLITAIIAAFLWKMPARVVRSEVLSVRERTFVKSARASGASDLRTMLYHVAPNVLPIGFLYTAYGVAWAIAAQASLAFLGFGDPTMTSWGRMLRQVFASGNMRVAWWWVLPPAIGIAAITTSVFLIGRAYEEVINPEIQTDQ
- a CDS encoding ABC transporter ATP-binding protein is translated as MSVLEVDDLKVTYKTDDEPVHAVNDVSFTIEKGVNYGLAGESGSGKSTVAEALLGLLPGNGTIERGTIEFDGTDLTSLSEAERRDILWEDIAYIPQSAMDSLDPVMSTGDQIAQAIHAHRNVTDAKARDRVYELFEMVGLDPERIDDYPHEFSGGMRQRVTIAMALALEPDLIIADEPTTGLDVIVQDKIIDKILEIQERTDSSLLLITHEIGVIAETCDELSILYGGKVMEQGSVDNVLVNPTNPYTMGLKNSFPEIDEEDGDPVAIPGSPPNLNGETTACVFQDRCPFATDECGESHPELVDLPNRNHRSACHRVKEAAQMRQVADDPETWDIPDDSDGSSERGEVILETENLEKHYKQSQPLLNKFRGEDPDRVKAVDGVSLSVRRSEVLGVAGESGCGKSTLGETMALLENPTGGDLTFDGEPYEYYQDGNLQEFRRKVQIVFQDPFDSLNPRQTVRKLAGEPLTIHDYRTDEKERAIVETLEKVGLTPAETFLDKYPHELSGGQRQRVAVAKALVLDPDFLICDEPASMLDVSLKVNLLNLLRGLADAEDIGIVYISHDLASLVQVSDRLAIMYLGRVIEEGEVDAVATAPEHPYTASLLSAAPEKDPTTDRTRVLLEGEPPDPVDLPSGCAFAPRCPKAEESCREAEPTIDETGDESHRAACYFPESESGPAASDAPAPDDDEFPASANTDSVGD